A section of the Methanobrevibacter arboriphilus JCM 13429 = DSM 1125 genome encodes:
- a CDS encoding right-handed parallel beta-helix repeat-containing protein gives MFILTFLFLFILSSVSAGTYNLTSSNTTEQFQNVITSDSDNELIINLEDDGNYTLGQINVTRNATIQGKNKNVNISGSGSGILFNITSNKVKIINLTITGFDTAIQSNNGDLTINGNNITTNGISIDISSVGNDLKGISIGNNVIVSSIANYNRGAIYISALDNSQISVSLIGNNIKGNSFSDSNGVRIRGAGCSNNITLVNNNITGTYGGIYLYGASGSNTNISFINNNITGESRYGVFFDISSSNNSRLTFINNKIIGTYGGVSLDAAINSNTNISFTNNTIIGTSGGVHLFSYSSKNSNISFDNNNIKGTSGNGVQLSSYSSNNTNISFNNNNITGTGYGLYLSAYENSKSQITFAKNNITGGVCGIYVYSFEGNIVGVSFFNNTINSSGDGFYFEYFDTRSIPITNITITNFTINSNTIYADGTGLNFTGLYSNCRVNVSVQYNCIIASFGLNFTGGSNYNSRFDYNWWGVNNITGKVFGINTINHYILNITNLTSLDNLKPGDNVIFAFLVLNTTLVNDNVEHLPYFIVNGTLNGVDYNTSTDDLFTHDFNILSGGNQVLNAFLNDQVVAFTFDSKFFETNSTIIVSPFSVNVGGNVIIGGHLDGYFGNGSDTLIVTVDGDDYEVNIGYNGVWSLNYTTYSTGNIFVLVDYSGNENYTSFTNNTSFIVLKNITNSNIVVSPFSVNVGGNVIIGGHLDGYFGNGSDKLIVTVDGDDYEVNIGYNGVWSLNYKAPHVGIITVIVNLLENPYYENFVNSTSFNVLKADTNSTIIIDSSSVFVGDNIVISGHLANYTGIDSVNVTVDGHTELVHVNEAGFWNLNYIATRAGTFDVIVSLFENSNYEDFVNSTSFNVNRFNVVSTLAVSGKFTYGETIKLKSKLTKGTNGLALKGKLVKFYVNNKLVGSKKTDSNGIAAFNYKIDSTKKLTFKSVFAGDSEYNNKTSNIISKTPSKAKISMVLSSKLYKKRIKVTLKFKRKALKLKWVKFYVKSKYVGKAKTNSKGIALFKYTKKHGKLTIKTLFTGNSLFKSVKSARKIKL, from the coding sequence ATGTTTATATTAACTTTCTTATTTTTGTTTATTTTGTCTAGTGTTAGTGCAGGTACTTATAATTTGACTTCTTCTAATACTACTGAGCAGTTTCAGAATGTTATTACTAGTGATTCTGATAATGAGCTGATTATTAACTTGGAGGATGATGGTAATTATACTCTGGGTCAGATTAATGTTACTCGTAATGCTACTATTCAAGGTAAAAACAAGAATGTTAATATATCTGGATCAGGATCGGGTATTTTGTTTAATATTACATCAAATAAGGTTAAGATTATTAATTTAACTATCACTGGTTTTGATACAGCTATACAATCGAATAATGGTGATTTAACGATTAATGGTAATAATATTACAACTAATGGTATCAGTATTGATATAAGTAGTGTTGGTAATGATTTAAAAGGAATAAGTATTGGAAATAATGTTATTGTTTCTTCAATTGCTAATTATAATCGTGGGGCTATTTATATTTCTGCTCTTGATAATAGTCAAATATCTGTTTCTTTAATTGGTAATAATATAAAAGGTAATAGTTTCAGTGATTCTAATGGTGTTCGTATTCGTGGAGCTGGCTGTAGTAACAATATAACCTTGGTCAACAATAACATCACAGGAACCTATGGTGGTATTTATTTGTATGGAGCTAGTGGTAGTAACACCAATATATCTTTCATTAACAACAACATTACAGGTGAATCTAGATATGGTGTTTTTTTTGATATATCTAGCAGTAACAACTCACGATTAACTTTTATCAACAACAAAATCATAGGGACTTATGGTGGTGTTTCTTTAGATGCAGCGATTAACAGTAACACCAATATATCTTTCACTAACAATACTATTATAGGAACTAGTGGTGGTGTTCATCTATTTTCATACAGTAGCAAAAACTCCAATATATCATTTGATAACAATAACATCAAAGGAACATCAGGTAATGGTGTTCAACTATCTTCATACAGTAGCAACAACACAAATATATCCTTCAATAACAATAACATTACAGGTACAGGTTATGGGTTGTATCTGTCTGCATACGAAAACAGCAAATCACAAATTACCTTCGCCAAAAACAATATTACTGGAGGGGTTTGTGGTATTTATGTTTATTCTTTTGAAGGTAATATTGTTGGTGTTAGTTTTTTTAATAATACTATAAATTCTTCTGGTGATGGATTTTATTTCGAATATTTTGATACTAGGTCAATACCAATTACAAATATTACTATAACTAATTTTACTATTAATAGTAATACTATTTATGCTGATGGAACTGGTTTGAATTTCACTGGTTTATATTCTAACTGTCGTGTTAATGTCAGTGTTCAATATAATTGTATTATTGCTTCTTTTGGTTTGAATTTCACTGGTGGTTCTAATTATAATAGTCGTTTTGATTATAATTGGTGGGGAGTAAATAATATAACTGGTAAAGTTTTTGGTATTAATACTATTAATCATTATATTTTGAATATTACTAATCTTACTAGTTTGGATAATCTTAAACCAGGCGATAATGTTATTTTTGCATTTTTAGTATTGAATACTACTCTAGTTAATGATAATGTTGAGCATTTACCTTATTTTATCGTGAATGGTACTCTTAATGGTGTTGATTATAATACTAGTACTGATGATTTATTTACACATGATTTTAATATATTATCTGGTGGTAATCAAGTTTTAAATGCTTTTTTAAATGATCAGGTTGTAGCTTTTACTTTTGATTCTAAGTTTTTTGAAACTAATTCAACTATTATTGTTAGTCCTTTTAGTGTGAATGTTGGTGGTAATGTTATTATTGGTGGCCATTTAGATGGCTATTTTGGTAATGGTTCTGATACATTAATTGTTACTGTTGATGGTGATGATTATGAGGTTAATATAGGTTATAATGGTGTTTGGAGTCTTAATTATACTACGTATTCTACAGGAAATATCTTTGTATTAGTTGATTATTCTGGTAATGAGAATTATACAAGTTTTACAAATAATACTAGTTTTATTGTGCTTAAAAATATTACTAATTCAAATATAGTTGTTAGTCCTTTTAGTGTGAATGTTGGTGGTAATGTTATTATTGGTGGTCATTTAGATGGTTATTTTGGTAATGGTTCTGATAAATTAATTGTTACTGTTGATGGTGATGATTATGAGGTTAATATAGGTTATAATGGTGTTTGGAGTCTTAATTATAAAGCTCCTCATGTTGGAATTATTACTGTGATTGTTAACTTACTTGAAAATCCATATTATGAAAATTTTGTTAATTCTACTAGTTTTAATGTTTTAAAAGCTGATACCAATAGTACTATAATTATTGATTCTTCAAGTGTTTTTGTTGGTGATAATATTGTTATTAGTGGTCATTTAGCTAATTATACTGGAATTGATAGTGTTAATGTTACTGTTGATGGTCATACTGAGTTAGTGCATGTTAATGAAGCTGGTTTTTGGAATTTAAATTATATAGCTACTCGTGCTGGTACTTTTGATGTGATTGTTAGTTTGTTTGAGAATTCTAATTATGAAGATTTTGTTAATTCTACTAGTTTTAATGTTAATAGGTTTAATGTGGTTTCTACTTTAGCTGTTTCTGGTAAATTTACTTATGGTGAAACTATTAAATTGAAATCTAAGTTAACCAAGGGTACTAATGGTTTGGCTTTGAAAGGTAAGTTAGTTAAGTTTTATGTTAACAATAAACTTGTTGGTAGTAAAAAAACTGATTCTAATGGAATAGCTGCCTTTAATTATAAAATTGATTCTACAAAGAAACTGACCTTTAAATCTGTTTTCGCTGGTGATTCTGAATACAATAATAAAACATCAAATATTATATCAAAAACACCATCTAAAGCTAAAATTTCCATGGTTTTAAGTAGCAAACTGTATAAAAAGAGAATTAAGGTTACATTAAAGTTTAAAAGAAAAGCATTGAAACTTAAATGGGTTAAATTTTATGTTAAATCAAAATATGTTGGAAAAGCTAAAACTAATAGTAAAGGAATAGCTTTATTCAAATATACTAAAAAACATGGAAAATTAACTATTAAAACTCTTTTTACAGGTAATAGTTTATTTAAAAGTGTTAAATCTGCACGGAAAATAAAATTATAA